A stretch of the Zonotrichia albicollis isolate bZonAlb1 chromosome 29, bZonAlb1.hap1, whole genome shotgun sequence genome encodes the following:
- the ATCAY gene encoding caytaxin isoform X2, whose amino-acid sequence MESLGSPTEDETTSSPPNTLNFNGAHRKRKTLVAPEINISLDQSEGSILSDDFLDTPDDLDINVDDIETPDETDSLEFLGNGNELEWEDDTPVATAKNMPGDSADLFGDGGTEDGSATNGRLWRTVIIGEQEHRIDLQMIKPYMRVVTHGGYYGEGLNAIIVFAACYLPDSNLADYHYIMENLFLYVISSLELLVAEDYMIVYLNGATPRRRMPGLGWLKKCYQMIDRRLRKNLKALIIVHPSWFIRTVLAISRPFISVKFINKIQYVHSLEELEQLIPMEHVQIPECVLQYEEERIKARKERAEEKPDMAERESLPVPAAEDQEPSMS is encoded by the exons ATGGAGTCTCTGGGGAGCCCCACGGAGGACGAGACCACGTCCT CTCCCCCCAACACCCTGAACTTCAACGGGGCCCATCGGAAGAGGAAGACCCTGGTGGCACCCGAGATCAACATTTCCCTGGACCAGAGCGAGGGCTCCATCCTCTCTGATGATTTCCTGGACACCCCAGACGACCTGGACATCAACGTGGACGACATTGAGACCCCCGACGAGACAGATTCCCTCGAGTTCCTGGGCAACGGCAACGAGCTGGAATGGGAAG ATGACACCCCGGTGGCCACGGCCAAGAACATGCCAGGGGACAGCGCGGACCTGTTTGGGGACGGGGGCACCGAGGATGGCAGTGCCACCAACGGGCGCCTCTGGAGAACCGTCATCATCGGCGAGCAGGAGCACAGGATCGACCTGCAGATGATCAAACCCTACATGAGGGTGGTGACGCACGGAG GATACTACGGAGAAGGTCTGAACGCCATCATCGTCTTTGCTGCCTGCTACCTCCCCGACAGCAACCTGGCAGATTATCACTACATCATGGAGAACCTCTTCCT GTATGTGAtcagcagcctggagctgctggtggctgaGGATTACATGATCGTGTACCTGAACGGGGCCACTCCGCGCCGGAGGATGCCAGGCCTGGGCTGGCTCAAGAAGTGCTACCAGATGATCGACAGAAG GCTGAGGAAGAACCTCAAGGCCCTGATCATCGTGCACCCCTCGTGGTTCATCAGGACTGTGCTGGCCATCTCCAGGCCCTTCATCAG TGTGAAGTTCATCAACAAGATCCAGTACgtgcacagcctggaggagctggagcagctcatCCCCATGGAGCACGTGCAGATCCCGGAGTGTGTCCTGCA ATATGAAGAAGAGAGGATCAAGGCCAGGAAAGAAAG GGCAGAGGAGAAACCAGACATGGCTGAGAGGGAAAG CCTGCCCGTGCCCGCAGCAGAGGATCAGGAGCCCAG CATGTCCTGa
- the ATCAY gene encoding caytaxin isoform X1, producing the protein MGTTEATLRMENVDVKEEWQDEDFPRPLPEETGMESLGSPTEDETTSSPPNTLNFNGAHRKRKTLVAPEINISLDQSEGSILSDDFLDTPDDLDINVDDIETPDETDSLEFLGNGNELEWEDDTPVATAKNMPGDSADLFGDGGTEDGSATNGRLWRTVIIGEQEHRIDLQMIKPYMRVVTHGGYYGEGLNAIIVFAACYLPDSNLADYHYIMENLFLYVISSLELLVAEDYMIVYLNGATPRRRMPGLGWLKKCYQMIDRRLRKNLKALIIVHPSWFIRTVLAISRPFISVKFINKIQYVHSLEELEQLIPMEHVQIPECVLQYEEERIKARKERAEEKPDMAERESLPVPAAEDQEPSMS; encoded by the exons ATGGGCACCACGGAGGCCACGCTGAGGATGGAGAACGTGGATGTGAAGGAGGAGTGGCAGGACGAGGACTTCCCCAG GCCTCTCCCAGAAGAGACAGGGATGGAGTCTCTGGGGAGCCCCACGGAGGACGAGACCACGTCCT CTCCCCCCAACACCCTGAACTTCAACGGGGCCCATCGGAAGAGGAAGACCCTGGTGGCACCCGAGATCAACATTTCCCTGGACCAGAGCGAGGGCTCCATCCTCTCTGATGATTTCCTGGACACCCCAGACGACCTGGACATCAACGTGGACGACATTGAGACCCCCGACGAGACAGATTCCCTCGAGTTCCTGGGCAACGGCAACGAGCTGGAATGGGAAG ATGACACCCCGGTGGCCACGGCCAAGAACATGCCAGGGGACAGCGCGGACCTGTTTGGGGACGGGGGCACCGAGGATGGCAGTGCCACCAACGGGCGCCTCTGGAGAACCGTCATCATCGGCGAGCAGGAGCACAGGATCGACCTGCAGATGATCAAACCCTACATGAGGGTGGTGACGCACGGAG GATACTACGGAGAAGGTCTGAACGCCATCATCGTCTTTGCTGCCTGCTACCTCCCCGACAGCAACCTGGCAGATTATCACTACATCATGGAGAACCTCTTCCT GTATGTGAtcagcagcctggagctgctggtggctgaGGATTACATGATCGTGTACCTGAACGGGGCCACTCCGCGCCGGAGGATGCCAGGCCTGGGCTGGCTCAAGAAGTGCTACCAGATGATCGACAGAAG GCTGAGGAAGAACCTCAAGGCCCTGATCATCGTGCACCCCTCGTGGTTCATCAGGACTGTGCTGGCCATCTCCAGGCCCTTCATCAG TGTGAAGTTCATCAACAAGATCCAGTACgtgcacagcctggaggagctggagcagctcatCCCCATGGAGCACGTGCAGATCCCGGAGTGTGTCCTGCA ATATGAAGAAGAGAGGATCAAGGCCAGGAAAGAAAG GGCAGAGGAGAAACCAGACATGGCTGAGAGGGAAAG CCTGCCCGTGCCCGCAGCAGAGGATCAGGAGCCCAG CATGTCCTGa